A stretch of Bradyrhizobium diazoefficiens DNA encodes these proteins:
- a CDS encoding SMP-30/gluconolactonase/LRE family protein, with protein sequence MTRQQQREQDAALSRRTLVQGLALGAAATMAGAGTALAQTSPAAPPTTITTPPRDFSPRGAPTTYFWDPDIIAVDPAFNDLAQPNTAIKRLYTGVLWAEGPAWSAQGRYLLWSDIPNNRQMRWSEDDGHVSVFRTPSNYSNGNSFDFQGRQLSCEHLTRRVTRYEHDGTATILCDNYNGKKLNSPNDVVAHPDGSYWFTDPPYGGQLYEGEPDGPGGASNAGGKLNPRIGQPAGFTPGKRELPTNCYRIDPSGRVDLVVAEDQVPDPNGLCFSPDFKKLYVVSTGKGPGDAGAGGKGEVFVFDVGSDNKPSNQKLFSDFMIDGVKCGPDGVRCDVNGNVWASSNAGRAVGYNGVTTWSPDGKLLGRIRLPEVCANICFGGPKRNRLFMAASQSLYAVYTATQGAGPG encoded by the coding sequence ATGACACGCCAACAGCAGCGTGAGCAGGATGCTGCGCTTTCACGACGGACGCTGGTGCAGGGGCTTGCGCTCGGTGCCGCAGCCACGATGGCCGGAGCTGGCACCGCGCTGGCCCAGACCAGCCCCGCCGCTCCGCCGACGACGATCACCACCCCGCCGCGCGATTTCAGCCCGCGCGGCGCACCGACCACTTATTTCTGGGACCCCGACATCATCGCGGTCGATCCCGCCTTCAACGATCTCGCGCAGCCCAACACCGCGATCAAGCGCCTCTACACGGGCGTGTTGTGGGCCGAGGGCCCGGCCTGGAGCGCGCAAGGTCGCTATCTCTTGTGGAGCGACATTCCCAACAACCGGCAGATGCGCTGGAGCGAGGACGACGGCCACGTCAGCGTGTTCCGCACGCCGTCGAACTACAGCAACGGCAACTCGTTCGACTTCCAGGGCCGCCAGCTCTCCTGCGAGCATCTGACCCGGCGGGTAACACGCTACGAGCATGACGGCACCGCCACGATCCTCTGCGACAATTATAATGGCAAGAAGCTGAACTCGCCGAACGACGTCGTCGCCCATCCCGACGGCAGCTACTGGTTCACCGATCCGCCCTATGGCGGCCAGCTCTACGAGGGCGAGCCGGACGGACCAGGCGGTGCGAGCAATGCAGGCGGCAAGCTCAATCCGCGGATCGGACAGCCGGCCGGCTTCACACCGGGCAAGCGCGAGCTGCCGACCAATTGCTATCGCATCGACCCCAGTGGACGCGTCGATCTCGTCGTCGCCGAAGATCAAGTGCCAGATCCCAACGGTCTTTGCTTCTCGCCCGACTTCAAGAAGCTCTACGTCGTCTCGACCGGCAAGGGTCCGGGCGATGCGGGCGCGGGAGGTAAGGGCGAGGTCTTCGTATTCGACGTCGGCAGCGACAACAAGCCGTCGAACCAGAAGCTGTTCAGCGACTTCATGATCGACGGCGTCAAGTGCGGACCGGACGGCGTGCGCTGCGACGTCAACGGCAATGTCTGGGCCTCCAGCAATGCCGGCCGCGCGGTCGGCTATAACGGCGTGACAACGTGGTCGCCGGACGGCAAGCTGCTCGGCCGCATTCGCCTGCCCGAAGTCTGCGCCAACATCTGCTTCGGCGGCCCCAAGCGCAACCGCCTGTTCATGGCCGCGAGCCAGTCGCTCTATGCCGTGTACACGGCCACGCAAGGCGCAGGGCCGGGCTGA
- a CDS encoding ABC transporter substrate-binding protein yields MNNALSVALRIALGAASIGALVTASGAAFAADPIRIGVIAEAQAIAGASIPQAAQLAADEINASGGVDGRKIEIISYDNHSSSADSVRAFQRAVNEDKVNMVIASYISEVVLALEPWASRLKTPFVTPGAASNEISKSVHADYEKNKYTFHGYLTSAALALSVCDGAKDLLVDKMHMKTAVIMSEDAAWTKPLDVGYEECLPKIGLKVLDHIRFSPDTTDFTPIFNKIEGSKPDVIITGISHVGVQPTVQWKNQQVPIPMFGISSQATNETFGKDTNQAAEGVLYQGVSGPGVAVTPKSVPFAENFKKKFGNYPSYAGYTAYDEVYYIADAVKRAGSTDADKLVDALEKTDWEGTIGRVQFYGKDDPFTHSIKYGKGLITGLMLQWQDGKQIAVWPKDVAKADIKFPSFIKLSN; encoded by the coding sequence ATGAATAATGCACTCTCTGTTGCATTGCGAATAGCGCTCGGTGCGGCCTCGATCGGCGCACTGGTGACGGCGTCAGGCGCGGCATTTGCGGCCGATCCCATCAGGATCGGCGTGATTGCGGAGGCGCAGGCGATCGCCGGCGCATCGATCCCGCAGGCGGCACAGCTCGCCGCCGACGAGATCAACGCGAGCGGCGGCGTCGACGGTCGCAAGATCGAAATCATCTCCTACGACAACCACTCCTCCTCGGCGGATTCAGTGCGCGCCTTCCAGCGCGCAGTGAACGAGGACAAGGTCAACATGGTCATCGCGAGCTACATCAGCGAAGTCGTGCTGGCACTGGAGCCGTGGGCCTCGCGGCTGAAGACGCCCTTCGTCACGCCGGGCGCCGCCTCCAACGAGATCAGCAAGAGCGTCCATGCCGACTACGAGAAGAACAAATACACTTTCCACGGTTACCTGACCTCGGCGGCGCTGGCGCTCTCGGTCTGCGACGGCGCCAAAGACCTGCTCGTCGACAAGATGCACATGAAGACGGCGGTCATCATGAGCGAGGACGCCGCCTGGACCAAGCCGCTCGATGTCGGCTACGAGGAATGCCTGCCCAAGATCGGGCTGAAGGTGCTCGACCACATCCGCTTCTCGCCTGACACCACCGACTTCACCCCGATCTTCAACAAGATCGAGGGCTCAAAGCCCGACGTGATCATCACCGGCATCTCCCATGTCGGCGTGCAGCCGACGGTGCAGTGGAAGAACCAGCAGGTGCCGATCCCGATGTTCGGCATTTCCTCGCAGGCGACCAACGAAACGTTCGGCAAGGACACCAACCAGGCCGCCGAAGGCGTGCTCTATCAGGGCGTCTCCGGGCCTGGCGTCGCGGTCACGCCGAAATCGGTGCCGTTCGCCGAAAACTTCAAAAAGAAGTTCGGCAATTATCCGTCCTATGCCGGCTACACCGCCTATGACGAGGTCTACTACATCGCCGATGCGGTGAAGCGGGCCGGCTCGACCGACGCCGACAAGCTGGTCGATGCGCTGGAGAAGACCGACTGGGAAGGCACGATCGGCCGCGTCCAGTTCTACGGCAAGGACGATCCGTTCACCCACTCGATCAAATACGGCAAGGGCCTGATCACCGGGCTGATGCTGCAATGGCAGGACGGCAAGCAAATCGCGGTGTGGCCCAAGGATGTCGCCAAGGCCGACATCAAGTTCCCGAGCTTCATCAAGCTCAGCAACTGA
- a CDS encoding branched-chain amino acid ABC transporter permease has product MQAFQILIDGFAISALYALGATGFTLIFGVSGVLNLSHGAIMVAAAVAAWAAASVLGVGTYAGALIGVAVALIAAFATYFAVVKPIQDSRRIPNEEKEIFVLTGTLLWGIMIQELIAYFFTNNAKTVLPIVQGVVDVLGVRTPKNEIFTAIVCCLVIALLWLLVNRTRTGKAVLAASMNPRGVTLLGLELTNIYVVVWAIYGILAGIAGVLLGMFLGVSSYSVGPLTASAFSIVVLGGLGSVSGSLIAAFVVGYLETLTAYLVSPAYRTIPALLLLVFVMYIRPQGLLGRR; this is encoded by the coding sequence ATGCAAGCATTCCAGATTCTGATCGATGGCTTTGCCATCAGCGCTCTCTACGCTCTCGGTGCCACCGGCTTCACGCTGATCTTCGGCGTCTCCGGCGTCCTCAATCTCTCCCACGGTGCCATCATGGTGGCCGCAGCGGTGGCGGCCTGGGCCGCGGCCAGCGTGCTTGGTGTCGGCACCTATGCCGGCGCGCTGATCGGGGTCGCGGTCGCCCTCATAGCTGCCTTTGCCACCTACTTCGCGGTGGTGAAGCCGATCCAGGACTCCCGGCGCATTCCGAACGAGGAGAAGGAAATCTTCGTCCTCACGGGAACGCTGCTCTGGGGCATCATGATCCAGGAGCTGATCGCTTATTTCTTCACCAACAATGCCAAGACCGTGCTGCCGATCGTCCAGGGCGTCGTCGACGTGCTCGGTGTCCGCACGCCCAAGAACGAGATTTTCACCGCGATCGTCTGCTGCCTCGTCATCGCGCTGCTGTGGTTGCTGGTGAACCGCACCCGCACCGGCAAGGCGGTGCTGGCGGCCTCGATGAACCCGCGCGGCGTGACGCTGCTCGGCCTCGAGCTCACCAACATCTACGTCGTGGTGTGGGCGATCTACGGCATCCTCGCCGGCATCGCCGGCGTGCTGCTCGGCATGTTTCTCGGCGTCTCCTCCTACAGCGTGGGACCACTGACCGCGAGCGCGTTCTCGATCGTGGTGCTCGGCGGCCTCGGCAGCGTCTCCGGCTCGCTGATCGCGGCCTTCGTGGTCGGTTATCTCGAAACGCTGACGGCCTATCTGGTCTCGCCGGCCTACCGTACCATTCCGGCGCTGCTGCTGCTGGTGTTCGTGATGTATATCCGGCCTCAGGGCCTTCTGGGGAGGCGCTGA
- a CDS encoding branched-chain amino acid ABC transporter permease codes for MGTFFTSRLFFVSLALVVIAATLPLYVSGYVLGLLTVAFYFGVFAMAWDLLFGFAGEVNFGPTFLIGVGAYTAGILNAQYGWSVYLCIVLGALASVIAGLVLALPALRVRGPYFGLTTLVAVLMLQNFIVVFADLTGGEIGLTIPDVITINAGANYWIALGFMTISAAILYGLSQSPVGLVLQASGQDPVQAGALGFNIVKHKLAAFIVSAFFSGLSGALLVFYFGTASVGTVVDVAVGVNVIVAAVLGGRRTVLGAALGAIFLIVAGEFLRPTGELATFIVSAVALLVVLFFPGGFLGAALSREARS; via the coding sequence ATGGGCACGTTCTTTACCTCGCGCCTGTTCTTCGTCTCGCTTGCGCTGGTCGTGATCGCGGCGACGCTGCCGCTCTATGTCTCCGGCTACGTGCTGGGCCTGCTCACGGTCGCGTTCTATTTCGGCGTGTTCGCGATGGCCTGGGACTTGCTGTTCGGCTTCGCAGGCGAAGTGAATTTCGGGCCGACCTTCCTGATCGGCGTCGGCGCCTACACCGCCGGCATTCTCAATGCCCAATACGGCTGGTCGGTCTATCTCTGCATCGTGTTGGGGGCGCTCGCTTCCGTCATCGCCGGCCTCGTGCTGGCATTGCCGGCGCTCCGCGTACGCGGGCCCTATTTCGGCCTGACCACGCTGGTTGCGGTGCTGATGCTGCAAAATTTCATCGTCGTGTTCGCCGACCTCACCGGCGGTGAGATCGGTCTCACCATCCCCGACGTCATCACCATCAATGCCGGCGCCAATTACTGGATCGCGCTCGGCTTCATGACGATCTCGGCCGCGATCCTCTACGGCCTGTCGCAATCACCGGTCGGACTGGTGTTGCAGGCGAGCGGCCAGGACCCGGTGCAGGCCGGCGCGCTCGGCTTCAACATCGTCAAGCACAAGCTCGCCGCCTTCATCGTCAGCGCGTTCTTCTCGGGCCTGTCGGGCGCACTGCTGGTGTTCTACTTCGGCACGGCGTCGGTCGGCACCGTCGTCGACGTCGCGGTCGGCGTCAACGTCATCGTCGCCGCCGTGCTCGGCGGAAGGCGTACCGTGCTTGGAGCAGCGTTAGGGGCGATCTTCCTGATCGTCGCCGGCGAATTCCTCCGCCCCACCGGCGAGCTTGCGACCTTCATCGTCTCGGCGGTCGCCCTCCTCGTCGTGCTGTTCTTCCCCGGCGGCTTCCTCGGAGCGGCCCTCTCGCGCGAGGCTCGCTCGTAA
- a CDS encoding ATP-binding cassette domain-containing protein, which yields MDQRLSNRPVLEVRGLTKRFGGLTAVKNLGFEVNSGEIFGLIGPNGSGKSTAMKTVMGIERPTAGEVIFEGENVAGLPAHKIARKGFGMVFQHSRPLNRQTVLENIMVALLPDSLFMLFPDKALLERAKWIADRVGLGSVMNRRPPTLPFADLRRLELAKAIARDPKVVLVDEPFAGLTRAEVEIFSDLIRSFRDEGRAVMLVDHNVKSVAALVDRVLAMYLGEEIVTGKADDVMKNETVRRVYLGGALGTHARPETSFKDKVPLLQVENVSVFYGKAQALENVSIHIHEGEFVSIVGLNGAGKTTLFNTISGFLPYTGEIIRGGDKLRGTSPAKIARSGLVQCPESRELFGEMSVRENLDLGGQHLTEDKRAVQLAWLFELFPILRERQGQLAQTLSGGEQQMLAIGRALMMQPQILILDEPTLGLAPVILELLSKALTRLRQTTSITVLLGEQNVTFALPHADRVYVLEHARIVWEGDPGRFATEAGADFL from the coding sequence ATGGATCAGAGGCTCTCAAACCGGCCCGTGCTCGAAGTCCGCGGCCTGACCAAGCGTTTCGGTGGCTTGACGGCAGTCAAGAACCTCGGCTTCGAGGTCAACAGCGGCGAGATCTTTGGCCTGATCGGGCCGAACGGCTCGGGCAAATCAACCGCGATGAAGACCGTGATGGGCATCGAGCGCCCGACTGCCGGCGAAGTCATCTTCGAGGGCGAGAATGTCGCCGGCCTGCCCGCGCACAAGATCGCGCGCAAAGGTTTTGGCATGGTGTTCCAGCACTCGCGGCCGCTGAACCGGCAGACGGTGCTGGAGAACATCATGGTCGCGCTGCTGCCGGACAGCCTGTTCATGCTGTTTCCGGACAAGGCGCTGCTCGAGCGCGCCAAATGGATCGCCGACCGCGTCGGGCTAGGCTCGGTGATGAACCGCCGCCCGCCGACCCTGCCGTTTGCCGATCTGCGACGGCTCGAACTCGCAAAGGCAATCGCGCGCGATCCCAAGGTCGTGCTGGTGGACGAGCCCTTTGCCGGATTGACGCGCGCCGAGGTCGAAATCTTCTCCGATCTGATCCGCAGCTTTCGCGACGAAGGTCGCGCGGTGATGCTGGTTGATCACAACGTCAAGAGCGTCGCGGCGCTGGTCGACCGCGTTCTGGCGATGTATCTCGGCGAGGAAATCGTCACCGGCAAAGCCGACGACGTCATGAAGAACGAGACTGTGCGGCGGGTTTATCTCGGCGGCGCGCTTGGGACCCATGCGCGGCCAGAGACCAGCTTCAAGGACAAGGTGCCGCTGCTCCAGGTCGAGAATGTCAGCGTGTTCTATGGCAAAGCCCAGGCGCTGGAGAACGTCTCGATCCATATCCACGAGGGCGAGTTCGTCTCCATCGTCGGTCTCAACGGCGCCGGCAAGACCACGCTGTTCAACACCATCTCAGGCTTTCTGCCCTACACCGGCGAGATCATCCGCGGCGGCGACAAGCTGCGCGGCACGAGCCCGGCCAAAATCGCCCGCAGCGGCCTGGTGCAGTGTCCGGAATCGCGTGAATTGTTCGGCGAGATGAGCGTGCGGGAAAATCTCGATCTCGGCGGGCAGCATCTCACCGAGGACAAGCGTGCCGTCCAGCTCGCCTGGCTGTTCGAGCTATTCCCGATCCTCAGAGAACGTCAGGGGCAACTGGCGCAGACACTCTCCGGCGGCGAGCAGCAGATGCTCGCCATCGGCCGCGCGCTGATGATGCAGCCGCAGATCCTGATCCTGGACGAACCGACGCTGGGGCTCGCGCCCGTCATCCTCGAACTCCTGTCCAAGGCACTCACGAGGCTGCGGCAGACCACGTCGATCACGGTGCTGCTCGGCGAGCAGAACGTAACCTTTGCGCTGCCGCATGCCGACCGCGTCTATGTGCTGGAGCACGCCCGTATCGTCTGGGAGGGCGATCCCGGCCGCTTCGCCACCGAGGCCGGCGCCGACTTTCTCTAG
- a CDS encoding ABC transporter substrate-binding protein, producing the protein MRSSTTLSNNFLLASALALCLAAPAYAQSNDPIKIGVIAEVQSIAGAATPGGAQIAADEINAKGGIMGRKIEIVTYDNKSSSADSVRAFQRAVSEDKVSAVIASYISEVVLALEPWAARLKMPLITPGAASNEITKAIHNDYEKNKYTFHGYLTSAAQAQIVCDAAKDLLVDKMHMKTVAIMSEDAAWTKPLDVGYEACLPKAGLKVVEHVRFSPDTTDFTPIFNNMEAKKPDVIVTGISHVGVQPTVQWKNQQVPIPMFGISAQALSPTFWKDTNGAADGVPSLAVATPDVAVTPKTKPFAAAFAAKYGMPPAYTGYTAYDDVYIITDAIKRAGSTDPDKMVAEMEKTNFEGTIGHIQFYGKDDEFTHGIKSGPGYVTGLVFQWQNEKQVVVWPEKIAEGQLKFPNFVKLSQ; encoded by the coding sequence ATGCGATCATCGACGACATTGAGCAACAACTTCCTCCTCGCCTCCGCGCTGGCGCTGTGCCTCGCCGCCCCCGCCTACGCGCAGTCGAACGATCCGATCAAGATCGGCGTCATCGCCGAGGTGCAGTCGATCGCCGGTGCTGCGACGCCCGGCGGCGCGCAGATCGCCGCCGACGAGATCAACGCCAAGGGCGGCATTATGGGCCGCAAGATCGAGATCGTCACCTATGACAACAAGAGCTCGTCGGCCGATTCCGTGCGTGCGTTCCAGCGGGCGGTGAGCGAGGACAAGGTCTCCGCGGTGATCGCGAGCTATATCAGCGAGGTCGTGCTGGCGCTGGAGCCCTGGGCCGCGCGGCTGAAGATGCCGCTGATCACGCCGGGCGCCGCCTCCAATGAGATCACCAAGGCGATCCACAACGACTACGAGAAGAACAAGTACACCTTTCACGGCTATCTGACCTCGGCGGCGCAGGCCCAGATCGTCTGCGACGCGGCCAAGGATCTCCTCGTCGACAAGATGCACATGAAGACGGTTGCGATCATGAGCGAGGATGCGGCCTGGACCAAGCCGCTCGACGTCGGCTACGAGGCCTGCCTGCCCAAGGCCGGCCTGAAGGTGGTGGAGCATGTCCGCTTCTCGCCGGATACCACCGACTTCACGCCGATCTTCAACAACATGGAAGCCAAGAAGCCGGACGTGATCGTCACCGGCATCTCCCATGTCGGCGTGCAGCCGACGGTGCAATGGAAGAACCAGCAGGTGCCGATCCCCATGTTCGGCATCAGCGCGCAGGCGCTGAGCCCGACCTTCTGGAAGGACACCAATGGCGCCGCCGATGGCGTGCCCTCGCTGGCGGTCGCGACGCCGGATGTCGCGGTGACACCGAAGACAAAGCCGTTTGCGGCGGCCTTCGCGGCCAAGTACGGCATGCCGCCGGCCTATACCGGCTATACCGCCTATGACGACGTCTACATCATCACCGACGCTATCAAGCGCGCCGGCTCGACCGATCCCGACAAGATGGTCGCGGAGATGGAGAAGACCAATTTCGAAGGCACGATCGGCCATATCCAGTTCTACGGCAAGGACGACGAGTTCACCCACGGCATCAAGTCCGGCCCGGGATACGTCACCGGCCTCGTCTTCCAGTGGCAGAACGAAAAGCAGGTCGTGGTCTGGCCAGAGAAAATTGCCGAAGGCCAGCTGAAGTTTCCAAACTTCGTGAAGCTGTCGCAGTAA
- a CDS encoding ABC transporter substrate-binding protein: MPTSRRQLLKGTAAAAATLSLDWTRAQAQAENLRIGLIYDLTGPFAAGGSVASSVGAQIAIDLVNEKGGIGGKTKIVPVAADSQSKADVAINEAERLISQEKIDIINGVYSSAHAVPMAAKVEQQKKILWITTAVSTAVFKDKNLHYVFRAQIHSDQYGQAFAGFITEHAKTKLGMEPKDIKVALIHEDGPYGVGVAAADEAYAKEAGIQVVLREGYSASAPDLSVLVTKLKRAKADVISHAGYNPDITLFLRQARESGLRFKMLFGAGAGYSQLDKLRATFAGDIDNFCNIDPVPAQLLDPSKLAPGIGDLIKTMVSRYQAKTGATDVPPHCSMGFNQTWVLLNNVLPVAKEKYGSFEPEAIRKAALDVDIPPGGTIQGYGVKFFPPGTPLSGQNERSTPVVMQNAGKHISVVWPTNIRTQDPVFPLPKGSTYGA, encoded by the coding sequence ATGCCGACTTCACGCAGGCAGCTGCTGAAGGGTACGGCGGCTGCCGCCGCTACACTCAGCCTCGATTGGACCCGGGCCCAGGCGCAAGCCGAGAATTTGCGCATCGGCCTGATCTACGATCTCACCGGCCCCTTCGCCGCCGGCGGCTCGGTCGCCTCCTCTGTAGGTGCACAGATCGCCATCGATCTCGTCAACGAAAAGGGTGGCATTGGCGGCAAGACCAAGATCGTGCCGGTCGCAGCCGACTCCCAGAGCAAGGCCGATGTCGCGATAAACGAGGCCGAGCGCCTGATCAGCCAGGAAAAGATCGACATCATCAACGGTGTCTATTCCAGCGCGCACGCTGTGCCGATGGCGGCGAAGGTCGAGCAGCAGAAGAAGATCCTCTGGATCACGACCGCGGTGTCGACCGCCGTGTTCAAGGACAAGAACCTGCACTACGTATTTCGCGCGCAGATCCACTCCGACCAGTACGGCCAGGCCTTCGCCGGCTTCATCACCGAGCATGCGAAGACAAAACTCGGTATGGAGCCGAAGGACATCAAAGTCGCGCTGATCCACGAAGACGGCCCCTACGGCGTCGGCGTCGCGGCGGCCGACGAGGCCTACGCCAAGGAGGCCGGCATCCAGGTCGTGTTGCGCGAAGGCTATTCGGCTTCCGCGCCCGATCTCTCGGTGCTGGTGACCAAGCTCAAGCGCGCCAAGGCCGACGTGATCTCGCATGCCGGCTACAACCCCGACATCACCCTGTTCCTGCGCCAGGCGCGCGAGAGCGGATTGCGTTTCAAGATGCTGTTCGGCGCCGGTGCCGGCTACAGCCAGCTCGACAAGCTGCGCGCGACGTTCGCGGGTGACATCGACAATTTCTGCAACATCGATCCGGTTCCGGCGCAGCTGCTCGATCCGTCAAAGCTGGCGCCGGGGATTGGCGATCTGATCAAGACCATGGTCTCGCGCTACCAGGCCAAGACCGGCGCCACCGACGTGCCGCCGCACTGCTCCATGGGTTTCAACCAGACTTGGGTGCTGCTCAACAACGTGCTGCCGGTCGCCAAGGAGAAATACGGCAGCTTCGAGCCGGAGGCCATTCGCAAGGCCGCCCTCGACGTCGACATTCCACCCGGCGGCACCATCCAGGGCTATGGCGTGAAATTCTTCCCGCCGGGCACGCCGCTCTCCGGCCAGAACGAACGCTCGACTCCGGTGGTGATGCAGAACGCAGGTAAGCATATTTCCGTGGTGTGGCCGACCAACATCCGGACTCAGGACCCGGTGTTTCCGCTGCCAAAAGGCTCGACCTACGGGGCGTGA
- a CDS encoding GCG_CRPN prefix-to-repeats domain-containing protein, translating into MKALSAALLGIVVLSAGVWLTSTPALALGGCGPNAHRNGAGRCVPGGQNEDWCIRKTGHPATRMPNGTMRCL; encoded by the coding sequence ATGAAGGCTCTTTCTGCTGCTCTATTGGGAATCGTTGTTCTCTCGGCCGGCGTGTGGTTGACGTCGACGCCTGCTCTTGCTCTGGGCGGCTGCGGTCCGAACGCCCATCGCAATGGGGCAGGCCGTTGCGTTCCCGGCGGTCAAAACGAAGACTGGTGCATTCGCAAGACCGGCCATCCGGCCACGCGCATGCCGAACGGCACCATGCGTTGCCTGTGA
- a CDS encoding Gfo/Idh/MocA family protein: MAGIKVGLVGCGFVSELHMYAFRRVFGVDVEVAAVAARGDHVVEFARRHDIPRVYRSFAELIAHGALDVIDICTPPSLHAEMIVAAMQAGKHVICEKPFAGYFGRDGDQQPIGRHVPKALMYERVLEQMDATRAAIERTGKLFMYAEDWIYAPAVTKTAEILTATKDKILFMKGEESHSGSHAAHAAQWRMTGGGSLIRMGCHPLSAVLYLKQVEARARGETIKVASITGDVGNVTAGLKPEERTYIKANPVDVEDWGTLTATFSDGTKATVFSGDMIMGGVRNLIETYTNGGSLFANITPNTHLMSYQTSEEKLASVYVTEKVDRKTGWQYVCIEEEWTRGYLQEIQDFMECAATGRQPLSDLALAYETIKVNYAGYWAAEEGRRVVL; this comes from the coding sequence ATGGCTGGGATCAAGGTCGGACTCGTCGGCTGCGGCTTCGTGTCGGAGCTGCATATGTATGCATTCCGGCGCGTCTTTGGCGTGGACGTCGAGGTCGCGGCGGTCGCCGCGCGGGGCGATCATGTCGTCGAGTTCGCCCGGCGTCACGACATTCCGCGCGTCTATCGCAGCTTTGCGGAATTGATCGCGCACGGCGCGCTCGACGTCATCGACATCTGCACGCCGCCAAGTCTTCATGCCGAGATGATCGTCGCGGCCATGCAGGCCGGCAAGCATGTGATTTGCGAAAAGCCGTTCGCCGGCTATTTCGGCCGTGACGGCGACCAGCAGCCGATCGGCAGGCATGTGCCGAAAGCGCTGATGTATGAACGCGTGCTGGAGCAGATGGACGCAACGCGGGCTGCGATCGAGCGCACCGGCAAGCTCTTCATGTATGCGGAGGACTGGATCTACGCGCCTGCCGTGACCAAGACCGCCGAGATTCTGACGGCGACGAAAGACAAAATCCTGTTCATGAAGGGCGAGGAGAGCCATTCCGGCTCGCACGCGGCGCATGCCGCGCAATGGAGGATGACCGGCGGCGGCTCGTTGATCCGGATGGGTTGTCATCCGCTCTCGGCGGTGCTCTATCTCAAGCAGGTCGAGGCGAGGGCGCGCGGCGAGACCATCAAGGTCGCCAGCATCACCGGCGATGTCGGCAACGTCACCGCGGGCCTGAAGCCGGAGGAGCGCACCTACATCAAGGCCAACCCGGTCGATGTCGAGGACTGGGGCACGCTGACCGCGACGTTCTCCGACGGCACCAAGGCCACGGTGTTCTCCGGCGACATGATCATGGGCGGCGTGCGCAATTTGATCGAGACTTACACGAACGGCGGCTCGCTGTTCGCCAACATCACCCCGAACACGCACCTGATGAGCTACCAGACCTCCGAGGAGAAGCTCGCCTCCGTCTACGTCACCGAAAAAGTCGACCGCAAAACCGGTTGGCAATATGTCTGCATCGAGGAGGAATGGACGCGCGGCTATCTCCAGGAGATCCAGGATTTCATGGAATGCGCTGCCACAGGCCGGCAGCCGCTGTCAGACCTCGCGCTGGCCTATGAGACGATCAAGGTGAACTACGCGGGGTACTGGGCCGCGGAAGAGGGACGGCGGGTGGTGTTGTAG
- a CDS encoding septal ring lytic transglycosylase RlpA family protein has product MRAQTMLSFCLATSSLLAFSVANAESGLASYYGYGKAGKGGELTCAHRTRPFGSVIKVSYGGHSIQCRVNDRGPFIRGRIVDLSVPAARALGMMSAGVVRVSVE; this is encoded by the coding sequence GTGCGAGCGCAAACCATGCTATCCTTTTGTCTGGCCACTTCTTCGCTTCTTGCTTTCTCTGTTGCGAATGCCGAAAGCGGGCTTGCCTCGTATTACGGATATGGAAAAGCCGGCAAAGGCGGCGAGCTGACCTGCGCCCACCGCACGCGCCCGTTCGGCAGCGTGATCAAGGTGTCCTATGGCGGCCACTCGATTCAATGCCGCGTCAACGATCGCGGTCCCTTCATCCGCGGCCGCATCGTCGATCTCTCGGTGCCCGCCGCCCGCGCGCTCGGCATGATGAGTGCGGGCGTGGTGCGGGTCTCGGTGGAATAG